Proteins co-encoded in one Procambarus clarkii isolate CNS0578487 unplaced genomic scaffold, FALCON_Pclarkii_2.0 HiC_scaffold_163, whole genome shotgun sequence genomic window:
- the LOC138361065 gene encoding uncharacterized protein, with protein MSEDELDPPVHKLWDLATLSIVPEQTSPDDDWTYKQYLDSFIYRYNQYWVRLPWKLNHPQLLVNHFMAHNQLRSQVLHLQRQPENLKLYHEILQKQLDKFMEVVTNDNPKEGHYLPHHLVLKNSATTPLRIVFTCSSMTRQSSVSLNDCLQTGPSLRQRLYDVLLKFHIGTYGYTVDISKAFLRVGL; from the coding sequence atgtccgaggatgagcttgatccccctgtacataaactatgggacctggcaactctcagcattgtccctgaacaaactagcccagatgacgactggacttacaaacaatacctggactcatTTATCTACAGATataatcaatactgggtcaggttaccatggaagctgaatcaccctcagctactcgtcaaccattttatggcacataaccaattaagatcacaggtgttgcaCTTACAAAGACagcctgagaacttgaagttgtatcatgaaatattacagaaGCAACTCGATAAATTTATGGAAGTTGTCActaatgataacccaaaggaagggcactacctgccacaccaccttgtACTGAAAAATTCTGCTACTACCCCACTGCGGATAGTATTTACTTGCAGCTCTATGACGAGGCAGagtagtgtttcgttaaatgactgccttcaaactggccctagcctgaGACAAAGGCTATATGACGTGTTGTTAAAGTTCCATATTGGGACTTACGGATATACGGTCGACATCAGCAAGgctttccttagggtaggtctctaa